In Chryseobacterium salivictor, the DNA window TTTTCTTCTTGTTCATTATTTTGTTCAGTTTCTATTTCAAAACAATTTTTTAAAAACACAATACAGAAATCAGTATTATTATATATTAAAAAATCAAATTTTTCAGCAAGTTGAATTAAAAAGAAATCTCTTGCCAATAAATCTTTTGTATTGAATTTTATATCTTTTGAAACATTCTGGATATTCTTTTAATTCCGAGAAATTTAATTTTGTAAATTCCTATAAAACATGAGTTTATAGTATCTGTTCATATAATCATAAATAATCATCTCAAATAACCGTTGATCAAAAACAAATGTTCTGTTAATGTGTAAATGAAAAATACTTTGGAAAAAATCAGATAATAATGGAATTAAAATTATATTTTCTATCAAGATTCCACTTTTTTCAATATTTAAAATAATTAGATTTCTTATTTCTGCAAATTCATCAGATTTAACAAAATTTATATAATCCGATTTAAATTTTCTGAATTTTTCATCTAATTGAGTATTCAGATTTTTATCCGCATTAAATTCTTTTTTATACGAATTATTGAATTTTTTTATCCATTCCCATTTTTCATTTTCTGAAAGTCTTAATGCGGAAAGTATTTTGTCAATATAGAACATAGAAACGATAATTTTTTCTTCATCATCATATTCTAAAAATTTTAAAATTAATTCACTGCTTTTGTAAAATAACTCTTCAGCAAATTCGATTGTATTTTCACCGTATCTTTCTAGTTCTCGTGTATAGGAATCTATAATGATATTTTCAATTTCTCTTGAATCTATAAAATCTTTTAACTGATGGTTTACTTTTTCCAGAACACTTTTATAGTCAATAATGGTGGTATCTGTAAGTTGAAAACGGATTCTCAAATGAGGTTTAGGGTCGTTGTAGCGAATGAAAAACCATTTGATAATAAGTTGTTCTTCTTTCAATAGAGAATTTACTAAAGGAATTATTGCTTCTTGCAAAATAATATCCGAGGTTTTTACACCTGTATAAATTTTAAAGTACAACCATTCACTTCCAGGGAGAAATTTTCTGGTCATCATTAATTGAGCTGTTTTTTATGAATTGGAAATATAAACTGATGAATAAAATTGTCTTTTTCATTGTGTAAAAATTCTTCTATTAAAATCATTTTCTCATTTTTAACAGAAGATAAGAACATAGATAATAAATCTTGATTTTCCAGATTTATCACCAATGTATTATCAGATTTTACCCATTGAACCCATTGCGGGATTTGTTTTTTATTTCTCCAGCTTTTTATTTCATTTCTTAGTTGATCTGTATTATTTAATAATGATACGAGTAAATGAATTTCCTCTGAACTTATCTTCCATTGCGCTTTTGAGAGAATAATGTTTCCATATTCTACGCGTGGTAAAAAATTATAAATATGAGTTAATCCGCCCCAGTCGAAACGCAATCCAAATCTTGTATTTTGGGAATTTAGATCACTCAAAAAATGATAAACGGGCAAACTATTGGCAGAGTAATTGTGTGCATTTGTTAGAGACGGTTTTATTTCCTTATCCAATCTTTTAGAACGCAATACAATTCTGTCATTTTTCATCGAAATATATAAATCATCCACTGTAATCTGATTTTCGAATGGTAGAAGTGATTTCGCTAAATAAGGAATTTCGTAATTTCTTATTTTCGGCCGCCTAAGAATGTTTCCAATTCTGGATTCCGAAAGATGTATAATTTCGGCTAAAATTTTATTAGAATTAAGTTCTTCTTCTTTTTGGGTAATATCTTGTACTAATTCTTTAATATTTGATTTTTCAGAGCAAAACCTTGCTAACAATCGTCCTGCGTTGCCACTTCCATTATTCAAATACAATTTTTCATGGTTATTTTCTGAAATGATTTCGGTCATAAAAAACATCGTATCGGGTAAATCATTCCAATTTTCTTCGAAAGTTTTGAGGTCTTCATCCGAAAGATTTATTATATATTCTCTTTCGACGTAAGCATTTTGCAATTTTTGATTGAGAATAACTTGAAAAGGATTTAGTTTTATATTTAATTCCTGTTTTTCTTTAGAAACAGGTAAGATTACATCATTAATATAGGGATGAATTCCCTTTGTTTGGATATCTTGTCGATAGCCGATACCAACTTCTGTATCTAAAACAAATGACAAGGGAACTTCTTCGTTTTCAAATCTTTCATAAAATGCTTTTTTAAATTTTTCAAGATGAGTATCTTTATTATTAAGATGAGTAATTTTATTTAGAATAGAAATTCCTTTTTTTAATTCTTTTTTCCACAAATACGAAAGCTGGTTTTTTTGATCAAAATAAAGATCTGTCTGAAAAAGGTAACTTCGATCATAACTTACATTTAACTTTTTTATAAGTTCTTCAATTTCAAGATAAACTAAATTAGAATTTCCAAAATGTAAATCCAGCGCTATCATTTTATTCTTAATAGAAATTAGAATTTCTTTTTCATTAGTTGCTTCTATTCTTTCTAAGATTGGTATGAGAATATCTAAAAAATCATCACCTGCAACATTGGGTTCAAGTTCGCTAATTAAGATCTGGTTATCAATTAATTCTTCTATATATGCCTGCACATCATTCTGTGAGAATTCTTTATTAATAAGTGTAGAAACTAGTTGGCTAATAGTTTTTCCATTTTTAGAAAAAGCGACTATAGTTTTAAGTTCTTCTGAAAATGGAGCTGATGAAATAATATAATCTCTTTTTCCATTTCTACTTTCATACTCTATATATCTGATTTTTTCACCTATTTTGTAAATACTGTTATTTGGAAAAAATAGAATATTTTTTTTTATTTTAGGGATTGTGAGTAAATGCTGAGATAAAGCACCTAAAAAATGCATATCAAGTTTTGTATCCCTCAATTTTTGAGATGTATTGACGCACATTGTCGAATTTTCATTTCCAAATTTTCCCAAACCAACACCAGAAAATAATCCAAATGGAGTACATCTTGAACTCATCCTACTGAGGTATTTTAAAAATGTATTTATTAATCTTTTTTGTTCTTTTTTAGAAAATTGTTTTTCTTGCGAAATCCATTTAAAAAGTTCTTTATAAAGATTTGGAGAAGCTAAATAAATAGCTTCCTGAAGAAGAGAGTTGCTGAATGTGTCTTTTATTTTATTTTCATCAAAT includes these proteins:
- a CDS encoding thiopeptide-type bacteriocin biosynthesis protein: MMTRKFLPGSEWLYFKIYTGVKTSDIILQEAIIPLVNSLLKEEQLIIKWFFIRYNDPKPHLRIRFQLTDTTIIDYKSVLEKVNHQLKDFIDSREIENIIIDSYTRELERYGENTIEFAEELFYKSSELILKFLEYDDEEKIIVSMFYIDKILSALRLSENEKWEWIKKFNNSYKKEFNADKNLNTQLDEKFRKFKSDYINFVKSDEFAEIRNLIILNIEKSGILIENIILIPLLSDFFQSIFHLHINRTFVFDQRLFEMIIYDYMNRYYKLMFYRNLQN
- a CDS encoding lantibiotic dehydratase family protein, producing MAQFPYQFFNNFVTRSPVLSYRHFQKLFSQEEFDENKIKDTFSNSLLQEAIYLASPNLYKELFKWISQEKQFSKKEQKRLINTFLKYLSRMSSRCTPFGLFSGVGLGKFGNENSTMCVNTSQKLRDTKLDMHFLGALSQHLLTIPKIKKNILFFPNNSIYKIGEKIRYIEYESRNGKRDYIISSAPFSEELKTIVAFSKNGKTISQLVSTLINKEFSQNDVQAYIEELIDNQILISELEPNVAGDDFLDILIPILERIEATNEKEILISIKNKMIALDLHFGNSNLVYLEIEELIKKLNVSYDRSYLFQTDLYFDQKNQLSYLWKKELKKGISILNKITHLNNKDTHLEKFKKAFYERFENEEVPLSFVLDTEVGIGYRQDIQTKGIHPYINDVILPVSKEKQELNIKLNPFQVILNQKLQNAYVEREYIINLSDEDLKTFEENWNDLPDTMFFMTEIISENNHEKLYLNNGSGNAGRLLARFCSEKSNIKELVQDITQKEEELNSNKILAEIIHLSESRIGNILRRPKIRNYEIPYLAKSLLPFENQITVDDLYISMKNDRIVLRSKRLDKEIKPSLTNAHNYSANSLPVYHFLSDLNSQNTRFGLRFDWGGLTHIYNFLPRVEYGNIILSKAQWKISSEEIHLLVSLLNNTDQLRNEIKSWRNKKQIPQWVQWVKSDNTLVINLENQDLLSMFLSSVKNEKMILIEEFLHNEKDNFIHQFIFPIHKKQLN